One window from the genome of Treponema sp. OMZ 838 encodes:
- a CDS encoding S-adenosyl-l-methionine hydroxide adenosyltransferase family protein, with translation MCNKRLCGLAAAGMLIIAIGISGCAGTPRNSRPLVFQTDFGLKDGAVSAMKGVAFTQSSAIPLYDLTHEIPAYSIWDAAYRLFQTVEYWPAGTVFVSVVDPGVGTDRDSVVLKTKTGHYIVTPDNGTLTLVADRLGIAEVRLIDEAVNRRKHSEKSYTFHGRDVYAFTGARLAGGIISFEQVGPAKKEIVRLPYEKPRFDKGTLLGTIPALDVQYGNVWTNISRETAEALKLAVNDVVQVTVFNNGKQVYTGSMPYVNSFGDVPDGKPLLYYNSLDCLSMALNMDNFAAVHKIEYGGEWTVKITKVTK, from the coding sequence ATGTGCAATAAAAGGTTATGCGGTTTGGCTGCAGCAGGTATGCTGATAATCGCGATCGGTATTTCCGGCTGCGCGGGAACACCCCGGAATTCCCGGCCGTTGGTATTTCAGACTGACTTCGGACTAAAGGATGGTGCGGTCTCGGCAATGAAGGGTGTCGCTTTTACGCAATCGTCTGCGATTCCGCTGTATGATCTTACCCACGAAATACCTGCTTACAGTATCTGGGATGCAGCGTATCGGCTCTTTCAGACGGTAGAATACTGGCCCGCAGGCACAGTCTTTGTATCGGTAGTTGACCCCGGTGTCGGTACCGACCGTGATTCGGTTGTCTTAAAAACTAAGACAGGTCACTATATTGTGACTCCTGATAATGGAACACTTACGCTTGTCGCAGACAGGCTTGGAATTGCAGAAGTTCGTTTAATCGATGAGGCGGTAAACCGGCGAAAACATTCGGAGAAGAGTTATACTTTCCACGGACGTGATGTATACGCTTTTACCGGTGCACGGCTCGCAGGAGGAATTATCAGTTTTGAGCAGGTTGGACCCGCAAAAAAAGAGATTGTCCGTCTTCCTTACGAAAAACCCCGTTTTGACAAAGGTACACTATTAGGAACCATTCCTGCCCTCGATGTCCAGTACGGGAATGTGTGGACAAATATTAGCCGTGAAACAGCCGAAGCATTAAAATTAGCCGTCAATGATGTCGTGCAGGTAACGGTATTCAATAACGGAAAACAAGTATACACCGGCTCTATGCCGTATGTGAACAGTTTCGGCGATGTTCCCGACGGAAAGCCGCTGCTGTATTACAATAGCCTCGATTGCTTATCGATGGCATTGAATATGGATAATTTCGCAGCCGTGCATAAAATCGAATACGGCGGCGAATGGACCGTAAAAATCACCAAAGTTACAAAATAA
- a CDS encoding DUF1538 domain-containing protein: MNVLAEKFKEVIFSVLPIAVLICILNFLFVRVDYTFFIQFLIGVVFICLGLTIFLFGIDIGITPIGDVMGQFITAKNKISVVIIGALILGFFISIAEPDLQILGAQVMQVTKGAIPQTTLIVIVSIGVAIFLAVGLLTIVYHIPQHKVFTFSYGLILLCSIFSVREGISIAFDSSGATTGAITVPFVLAIAAGVSRMKKNSIASETDSFGLVGMVSAGAILSVLAITLIRQLPAFDNDFSISEPATGVSILTAISESLSHAASESMLSLLPIAVIFLLTDILSLRLKKNTLSGIIKGMIITFVGLMLFLAGVKAGFLDLGFLIGHKIGEIANMPLILIIGAFIGCVVILAEPAVYVLTKQIETVSAGYIPRKLVLIFLALGVSIATFLSMLRILIPAFQLWHILLPGYMVALALSWIVPELFVGMAFDAGGVASGPMTATFVLSFAQGLAAATPGANVLIDGFGIIAAVALAPVISLQVLGLLFYLKQRKGT, encoded by the coding sequence ATGAATGTTTTAGCTGAAAAATTTAAAGAAGTTATTTTTTCAGTTTTACCCATTGCCGTGTTAATTTGTATTTTGAACTTCCTTTTTGTGCGGGTTGATTATACTTTTTTTATTCAGTTTTTGATCGGCGTTGTTTTTATCTGCCTCGGACTTACGATATTCCTATTCGGAATAGACATCGGTATTACGCCCATCGGCGACGTGATGGGGCAGTTTATCACTGCCAAAAATAAAATCTCGGTGGTTATTATCGGGGCACTCATACTCGGCTTTTTTATTTCAATTGCCGAACCTGATCTGCAAATACTCGGCGCTCAAGTTATGCAAGTTACCAAGGGCGCAATCCCGCAAACCACACTGATTGTCATCGTTTCAATCGGCGTCGCGATATTTCTTGCCGTCGGATTATTAACCATTGTCTATCACATCCCGCAACATAAAGTTTTTACTTTCTCGTATGGATTGATATTGCTCTGCTCGATTTTTTCGGTACGGGAGGGCATCTCGATAGCCTTTGATTCTTCGGGTGCAACCACCGGCGCGATTACGGTACCTTTTGTTCTGGCAATAGCAGCAGGTGTTTCCCGCATGAAGAAAAACTCCATCGCATCGGAAACGGATTCTTTCGGACTTGTCGGGATGGTTTCGGCGGGAGCAATCTTGAGCGTGCTTGCAATAACCTTGATACGGCAGTTACCGGCCTTTGATAATGATTTCAGCATTTCGGAACCGGCCACCGGTGTATCAATTCTTACCGCCATATCCGAATCATTGAGCCATGCAGCCTCTGAATCGATGCTGTCGCTGTTACCGATCGCGGTTATCTTTTTACTCACCGATATATTATCATTACGGTTGAAAAAAAACACCTTGAGCGGAATTATTAAGGGGATGATCATCACCTTTGTCGGCTTAATGTTATTTTTAGCGGGAGTAAAAGCGGGCTTTTTGGATCTGGGATTCCTGATTGGCCATAAAATCGGCGAAATCGCCAATATGCCGCTCATTTTAATCATCGGGGCTTTTATCGGCTGTGTGGTCATCCTTGCGGAGCCGGCCGTTTATGTATTGACCAAGCAAATTGAAACCGTCAGCGCCGGCTATATTCCGAGAAAGCTGGTACTCATCTTCCTTGCGCTCGGCGTGAGTATTGCGACGTTTCTTTCGATGCTGAGGATTCTTATTCCCGCATTTCAGCTCTGGCATATTCTATTGCCGGGATACATGGTCGCCCTCGCGCTTTCGTGGATTGTGCCGGAGCTGTTTGTCGGTATGGCTTTTGATGCAGGAGGGGTCGCGTCTGGTCCGATGACAGCGACATTCGTGCTCTCCTTTGCGCAAGGGTTGGCGGCTGCAACACCGGGTGCAAACGTACTTATCGACGGGTTCGGTATTATCGCAGCGGTCGCCTTGGCGCCGGTTATCTCGCTGCAAGTACTGGGATTGCTTTTTTATTTAAAACAAAGGAAAGGGACATGA
- a CDS encoding MBL fold metallo-hydrolase yields MRVHFWGVRGSIATPLSATQIQAKISAVVQRITEKDITDQDARERFLASLPPWLFGTIGGNTTCVEVETEEGNHIIFDAGTGIRELGVNLQNRFDYFDRPQTYHLFFSHFHWDHIQGLPFFGPAYDSRNTIIIYSTRPKMREFLEEQMKYPYFPITMFGKGGFTAKFEFRCIAPDEPYIHIGNTRIGWHRVRHPGGCVAYSINDNQKKIIFSTDTELRPQDFEKNDANIAFYSDVELLIIDAQYTMTDSIEKIGWGHSTFSLAIDFATSWGIKKLALFHHEPTYNDKKILAIQSSAQHYCNYIGTGTLEIFSAVEGTDLYL; encoded by the coding sequence ATGCGGGTACATTTTTGGGGCGTTCGCGGCTCGATTGCAACCCCGTTGAGCGCAACGCAAATTCAAGCTAAAATTTCTGCTGTTGTTCAACGGATAACCGAAAAGGACATTACCGATCAAGATGCACGGGAGCGTTTTCTTGCTTCATTACCGCCATGGCTCTTTGGAACTATCGGCGGAAATACGACCTGCGTAGAAGTGGAAACCGAAGAGGGTAATCATATCATTTTTGATGCAGGTACCGGTATTCGTGAGTTAGGCGTTAATTTGCAAAACCGCTTTGATTATTTCGACCGGCCGCAAACCTATCACCTCTTTTTCTCTCATTTCCATTGGGATCATATCCAAGGTCTTCCTTTTTTCGGCCCGGCGTATGATTCACGCAATACTATTATTATATATAGTACCCGCCCTAAAATGCGGGAGTTTTTAGAAGAGCAGATGAAGTATCCGTACTTCCCGATTACCATGTTCGGAAAGGGCGGCTTTACTGCAAAGTTCGAGTTCCGTTGTATTGCACCGGATGAACCGTATATCCACATTGGTAATACACGGATAGGATGGCATCGTGTGCGTCATCCGGGTGGCTGTGTCGCATACTCAATCAATGATAATCAAAAAAAGATTATTTTTTCAACCGATACGGAGCTTCGCCCTCAAGATTTTGAAAAAAATGATGCTAATATCGCATTTTATAGTGATGTAGAGCTGCTGATTATCGATGCTCAGTACACAATGACCGATTCCATCGAAAAAATAGGCTGGGGGCATTCAACCTTTTCTCTCGCTATTGATTTTGCAACTTCGTGGGGAATTAAAAAATTAGCACTTTTCCATCACGAACCGACGTATAACGATAAAAAGATTCTCGCGATACAATCAAGTGCACAGCATTACTGCAACTATATAGGTACCGGTACGCTTGAAATATTCAGTGCTGTTGAAGGAACGGATCTGTACTTATGA
- a CDS encoding DUF488 domain-containing protein, producing MGTLYWKRIYDTAEPQDGFRILADRLWPRGITKEKAMLGDWAKDITPSSDIRQAYHRGDMDYSHFSALYAKELAGNPTVPAFIEKIKSKLQTGNVTILYAVREPETSHIPTLRAFIEKHLKQFC from the coding sequence ATGGGAACATTATACTGGAAACGTATATACGATACTGCCGAACCTCAGGATGGGTTTAGAATATTAGCCGATCGGCTGTGGCCGCGAGGTATTACAAAAGAAAAAGCAATGCTCGGAGATTGGGCAAAAGATATTACGCCGTCGTCGGATATACGGCAGGCCTATCACAGGGGAGACATGGATTACAGCCATTTTTCCGCCCTTTATGCAAAAGAATTAGCAGGAAATCCTACAGTACCGGCTTTTATCGAAAAAATTAAAAGCAAACTGCAAACCGGTAACGTTACGATACTATATGCGGTCAGGGAACCTGAGACAAGCCATATTCCTACGTTACGGGCATTTATTGAAAAGCATCTGAAACAGTTTTGTTAA
- a CDS encoding thioesterase family protein: MKVGIKGDTCFTVTKEMLASQDGDDTLEVFSTPNMVLKIERTAALSVLPFLEEGYTMVGVKVDVQHTAATLEGMKVYVHTELIDISENGKFLTFKAEVSNDRGIIGSGTHVRAIVNKKRFMEKLRAAVHNDTHAF; the protein is encoded by the coding sequence ATGAAAGTTGGGATTAAAGGAGATACCTGCTTTACCGTTACAAAGGAAATGTTGGCGAGTCAAGACGGTGATGACACACTTGAGGTATTTTCGACGCCGAACATGGTTCTAAAGATTGAGCGGACTGCAGCGCTCAGCGTACTTCCATTTTTAGAAGAAGGATATACGATGGTCGGCGTAAAAGTCGATGTTCAACATACTGCCGCAACCCTTGAAGGGATGAAAGTATATGTCCATACCGAACTGATAGACATCAGTGAGAATGGAAAATTCTTGACTTTTAAAGCGGAAGTCTCAAACGATCGGGGGATTATAGGCAGTGGTACCCATGTACGGGCAATCGTCAATAAAAAACGGTTTATGGAAAAACTCCGAGCGGCTGTCCATAATGATACTCATGCCTTTTAG
- a CDS encoding YkgJ family cysteine cluster protein, with protein sequence MQQSLFWKGGLCFSCDRCSGCCRYDPGFVYLSPRDLQNLQTWASLKRAAFIEKYCRWVLQGDGYEYLCLKELPNYDCILWNNGCIAYNYRPFQCSSYPFWDYLLENEQRWNANARSCSGINRGKWYSAEEIQGFLDAAKQFPVIRRRRTGESRDFTEK encoded by the coding sequence TTGCAGCAAAGTTTATTTTGGAAAGGCGGTTTATGCTTTTCATGCGACCGATGTTCAGGATGTTGCCGCTATGATCCGGGGTTTGTGTATTTATCTCCTCGGGATCTTCAAAATTTGCAAACATGGGCATCGCTAAAACGGGCGGCATTTATCGAAAAATATTGCCGGTGGGTACTTCAAGGGGATGGATACGAGTATCTTTGCTTAAAAGAACTTCCAAATTACGATTGTATTTTATGGAATAACGGCTGTATTGCATATAATTATCGGCCTTTTCAATGTTCTTCATATCCGTTTTGGGATTATTTACTTGAAAATGAGCAGCGTTGGAATGCAAATGCCCGCAGCTGTTCGGGAATAAATCGCGGTAAATGGTATTCTGCGGAAGAGATTCAAGGTTTTCTTGATGCTGCAAAACAATTTCCTGTTATTCGACGAAGAAGAACCGGCGAAAGCAGAGATTTTACCGAAAAATAG